One window from the genome of Candidatus Didemnitutus sp. encodes:
- a CDS encoding DUF4286 family protein, translated as MPALLYTVRATCQDLQQRGRFLSWLTPNHVAEVMAGGATAVRIVLPDRESDTAPAVVETQYVFPSRKAFDAYVRDHAPRLRADGLKHFPPESGVTYARQVAEIATELSAE; from the coding sequence ATGCCCGCCCTCCTCTACACTGTCCGCGCCACGTGCCAGGACCTCCAACAACGCGGCCGCTTCCTCTCGTGGCTCACACCGAACCACGTCGCCGAGGTCATGGCCGGCGGCGCTACCGCCGTGCGCATCGTGCTGCCCGACCGCGAGAGCGATACCGCGCCCGCGGTCGTGGAGACGCAATACGTGTTCCCCTCGCGCAAGGCCTTCGACGCCTACGTGCGCGACCATGCGCCGCGCCTGCGGGCGGACGGCTTGAAGCATTTCCCGCCGGAGAGCGGCGTCACCTACGCGCGACAGGTCGCGGAGATTGCGACCGAGCTGAGCGCGGAGTGA
- a CDS encoding S9 family peptidase yields the protein MLPRLLRGRCAALCVSFFAVTLTAVATDQRPLSLDDMFKLKRVSDPQISPDGRHVVYVVTDVLFAENRTQSDLWIADTTGGQPHALTSTPKNERHPRWSPDGKWIAFESNRVGDDYQVFVLPTDGGEARQITTLSTGATSPVWSAQGDQIAFVSEVFPEFSEKPFAEADKLNKEKLAAREASKVKAHIATQLLYRHWDSWVEDKRQHVFVVPVKDGVATGAPRNVTPGENDGVPTSDTFSAGDEFAFSPDGKSLAFTAPPLPTREQAWSTNHDIWLVDLATLERKRLTTAPGAEGYPRFSPDGKTLAYRAQERSGFEAERWELKVLDLATGQSRSLTQKWDRSAEAFVWAPDGKKLYFTAQDAGIEPVWSVDLASGSAAAPARVTSGGGVFGSLSITADGGVLAFTQASATRPPEVGALNLVGAADAVAPRALSQTNAALLAGVQLNALESVTVAGAGGTPVQMWLLKPPGFDPAKKYPLVFWVHGGPQGAWMDAWSTRWNPQIWAAQGYVLAMPNPRGSTGFGQKFTDEISKDWGGKVYTDLMACMDWLEQQPFIDAKRAAAAGASYGGYMMNWFQGHTDRFRTLITHCGVFDLSSMYGTTEEVWFDEWEHGIPWETSDADKFSPHKFAANFKTPNLIIHNERDFRVPINQGMELFTTLQRRGVPSKLIMFPDEGHWVLKPQNSELWHKEVFAWLAEYLK from the coding sequence ATGCTTCCCCGCCTCCTTCGCGGCCGCTGCGCCGCCCTTTGCGTTTCGTTCTTCGCGGTCACTCTGACTGCCGTCGCGACCGACCAGCGTCCGCTGTCGCTCGACGACATGTTCAAACTCAAGCGCGTGTCCGACCCGCAGATCTCCCCCGACGGTCGGCACGTCGTCTACGTCGTCACCGACGTCCTCTTCGCGGAAAACCGCACCCAGTCCGATCTCTGGATCGCCGACACCACCGGCGGCCAACCGCACGCGCTGACCTCGACGCCAAAGAACGAACGCCACCCGCGCTGGTCGCCCGACGGCAAGTGGATCGCCTTCGAGTCGAATCGCGTCGGCGACGACTACCAGGTGTTCGTGCTGCCCACCGATGGTGGTGAGGCGCGGCAGATCACGACGCTCTCCACCGGCGCGACGTCGCCCGTGTGGTCGGCGCAGGGTGACCAGATCGCGTTCGTCTCGGAGGTGTTTCCGGAATTTTCGGAGAAGCCGTTCGCCGAGGCGGACAAGTTGAACAAGGAGAAACTCGCCGCGCGCGAGGCCAGCAAGGTCAAGGCCCACATCGCCACGCAGCTGCTCTATCGCCACTGGGATTCGTGGGTCGAGGACAAGCGCCAGCACGTGTTCGTCGTGCCGGTCAAGGACGGCGTCGCGACCGGCGCACCGCGCAACGTCACCCCCGGCGAAAATGACGGCGTGCCGACTTCCGACACGTTCAGCGCGGGCGACGAGTTCGCCTTTTCACCCGACGGCAAGTCGCTCGCTTTCACCGCGCCGCCGCTGCCGACGCGCGAGCAGGCGTGGAGCACGAATCACGACATCTGGCTCGTCGATCTCGCCACGCTCGAGCGCAAGCGTCTCACGACTGCGCCGGGCGCGGAGGGGTATCCGCGCTTCTCGCCCGACGGCAAGACGCTCGCCTACCGCGCGCAGGAGCGCAGCGGCTTCGAGGCCGAGCGCTGGGAGCTGAAGGTGCTCGATCTCGCCACCGGCCAGTCCCGCAGCCTCACGCAGAAATGGGACCGTTCCGCCGAGGCGTTCGTCTGGGCGCCCGATGGCAAGAAACTCTATTTCACCGCGCAGGACGCCGGCATCGAGCCGGTTTGGTCGGTCGATCTCGCGAGCGGCTCCGCGGCTGCGCCCGCGCGCGTCACGAGCGGCGGCGGCGTGTTCGGCAGCTTGAGCATCACGGCCGACGGCGGCGTGCTCGCCTTCACGCAAGCCAGCGCGACGCGCCCGCCCGAAGTCGGTGCGCTCAACCTCGTCGGTGCCGCCGATGCCGTCGCCCCGCGCGCCCTCTCGCAGACCAACGCCGCCTTGCTCGCCGGCGTGCAGTTGAACGCGCTCGAATCCGTCACCGTCGCCGGCGCGGGCGGCACGCCCGTGCAGATGTGGCTGCTGAAGCCGCCGGGCTTCGACCCCGCAAAGAAATACCCGCTCGTGTTCTGGGTGCACGGCGGCCCGCAGGGCGCGTGGATGGATGCATGGAGCACCCGCTGGAATCCGCAAATCTGGGCTGCGCAGGGTTACGTGCTCGCGATGCCGAATCCGCGCGGCTCGACCGGCTTCGGCCAGAAGTTCACCGACGAGATCTCCAAGGATTGGGGCGGCAAGGTCTACACCGACCTGATGGCGTGCATGGACTGGCTCGAACAACAGCCGTTCATCGACGCGAAGCGCGCCGCCGCCGCGGGCGCGAGCTACGGCGGCTACATGATGAACTGGTTCCAGGGCCACACCGACCGCTTCCGCACGCTCATCACGCACTGCGGCGTGTTCGACCTCTCGAGCATGTATGGCACGACCGAGGAAGTGTGGTTCGACGAGTGGGAGCACGGCATCCCGTGGGAGACGTCCGACGCCGACAAGTTCTCCCCGCACAAGTTTGCCGCCAACTTCAAGACGCCGAACCTGATCATCCACAACGAGCGCGATTTCCGCGTGCCGATCAACCAAGGCATGGAACTGTTCACGACGCTCCAGCGCCGCGGCGTGCCGTCGAAGCTCATCATGTTCCCCGACGAGGGCCACTGGGTGCTCAAGCCGCAGAACAGCGAGCTCTGGCACAAGGAAGTCTTCGCCTGGCTGGCGGAGTATTTGAAGTGA
- a CDS encoding 5'-methylthioadenosine/S-adenosylhomocysteine nucleosidase — protein MSRLASLSPLSRLPRLAHALLFAVLGALSFAADSRAELLALCGAYPPELTALRDEFGATEANGFTKETFKGVTFWRGRVGRHDVVLFRTGTSVVNAAYQLQLALDHLPITAVLFAGVAGGTDPKLRVGDIVVPERWAYHDESAYLNDDGHGGYVKPDYLTIRHEHFGMIHPDDVAAVRDGAADYETMPVFPIDPALLDATRRAIAKLPKFHRADHDVAIHVGGTGVTGSVFLDNRAYREWLQKVWSARCTDMESTALAHVAWCNRVPILIVRGLSDLAGGQHGANPIDANELPVSRVAAKVLRQVVDEL, from the coding sequence ATGTCCCGCCTTGCGTCTCTGTCGCCGCTCAGTCGCCTCCCTCGACTCGCTCACGCGCTGCTCTTCGCCGTGCTCGGCGCCCTCTCCTTCGCCGCCGACTCGCGCGCCGAGTTGCTCGCCCTCTGCGGCGCCTACCCGCCCGAACTCACCGCGCTGCGCGACGAATTCGGCGCCACCGAGGCCAACGGCTTCACCAAGGAAACCTTCAAAGGCGTCACCTTCTGGCGCGGTCGCGTCGGCCGGCACGACGTCGTGCTCTTCCGCACCGGCACCAGCGTCGTCAATGCCGCCTACCAGCTCCAACTCGCACTCGACCACCTGCCCATCACCGCCGTGCTCTTCGCCGGCGTCGCCGGAGGCACTGATCCGAAGCTCCGCGTCGGCGACATCGTCGTGCCTGAACGCTGGGCCTACCACGACGAATCCGCCTACCTCAACGACGACGGCCACGGCGGCTACGTGAAACCCGACTACCTCACGATCCGCCACGAACACTTCGGCATGATCCACCCCGACGACGTCGCCGCCGTGCGCGACGGCGCGGCCGACTACGAGACGATGCCCGTCTTCCCGATCGATCCCGCACTGCTCGACGCCACGCGCCGCGCCATCGCCAAGCTCCCCAAATTCCACCGCGCCGACCACGACGTCGCGATCCACGTCGGCGGCACCGGCGTCACCGGCTCCGTCTTCCTCGACAACCGCGCCTACCGCGAGTGGCTCCAGAAAGTCTGGTCCGCGCGTTGCACCGACATGGAATCCACGGCGCTCGCGCACGTCGCCTGGTGCAACCGCGTGCCCATCCTCATCGTGCGCGGCCTGAGCGATCTCGCCGGCGGCCAGCACGGCGCGAATCCGATCGACGCCAACGAACTCCCCGTCTCCCGTGTCGCCGCCAAGGTGCTGCGCCAAGTAGTCGACGAACTCTGA
- a CDS encoding NCS2 family permease, which translates to MFQRLFRLDENGTTAAREMQAGLTTFAAMAYILAVNPSILSATGMDKAALVTVTALTAALATALMALLTNYPIALAPGMGINAFFTFTIVLGKGVPWTEALGMVFVNGVVFLALSVTGVREKIIHSIPHSLKIAVTCGIGLFIAFIGLKNGGVIVAHPATFVSHGDFASGPVALCLFGILLTAVLVARRVTGAIFLSIAAVTVIGLFVPGAGGKMVTAVPDHFVGLPASPSPVFMKLTFGFLTDGKALMLALPIILTLLLVDMFDNIGTLIGVTKRAGLLRPDGTLPGAGRALVADSVATLLSAIFGTSTVVSYIESASGVEAGGRTGLTSLTTAGLMLGALFFTPLILMVPAVATAPALVIVGVFMMQSITEIDMHDFKVAMPAVLTLLAVPLTFSIAEGIGVGLMAAALLAVGLGEPKKLTPLGYVLAAVFFAQFFHLWPFGG; encoded by the coding sequence CTGTTCCAACGCCTGTTCCGCCTCGACGAGAACGGCACGACTGCCGCCCGCGAGATGCAGGCTGGCCTGACGACCTTCGCCGCGATGGCCTACATCCTCGCGGTGAATCCCTCGATCCTGTCCGCCACGGGCATGGACAAGGCCGCGCTCGTCACGGTGACCGCGCTCACGGCAGCGCTGGCGACGGCGTTGATGGCGCTGCTGACGAACTACCCGATCGCGCTGGCGCCGGGCATGGGCATCAACGCGTTCTTCACGTTCACGATCGTGCTGGGCAAGGGCGTGCCGTGGACGGAGGCGCTGGGCATGGTGTTCGTGAACGGCGTGGTGTTCCTCGCGCTGTCGGTCACCGGCGTGCGGGAGAAAATCATCCACTCGATCCCGCATTCGCTGAAAATCGCGGTGACGTGCGGCATCGGACTCTTCATCGCGTTCATCGGCTTGAAAAACGGCGGGGTGATCGTGGCGCATCCGGCGACGTTCGTCTCGCACGGCGATTTCGCATCGGGGCCGGTGGCGCTGTGCCTCTTCGGCATCCTGTTGACGGCGGTGCTCGTGGCGCGACGGGTGACGGGGGCGATTTTTCTCAGCATCGCGGCGGTGACGGTCATCGGGCTGTTCGTGCCGGGCGCGGGCGGGAAAATGGTGACGGCGGTGCCGGATCATTTCGTGGGATTGCCGGCGTCGCCGTCGCCGGTGTTCATGAAACTGACCTTCGGATTTCTGACGGACGGCAAGGCGCTGATGCTGGCGCTGCCGATCATCCTGACGCTGCTGCTGGTGGATATGTTCGACAACATCGGCACGCTGATCGGCGTGACGAAGCGCGCGGGGCTGCTCCGACCGGACGGCACGCTGCCCGGCGCAGGACGCGCGCTGGTGGCGGATTCGGTGGCGACGCTGCTCAGCGCGATTTTCGGCACCTCGACGGTGGTGAGCTACATCGAGTCGGCGTCGGGCGTGGAGGCGGGCGGACGCACGGGGCTGACGTCGCTGACGACGGCGGGGCTGATGTTGGGCGCGCTGTTTTTCACGCCGTTGATCCTGATGGTGCCGGCGGTGGCGACGGCGCCGGCGTTGGTGATCGTGGGCGTGTTCATGATGCAATCGATCACCGAGATCGACATGCACGACTTCAAGGTGGCGATGCCGGCGGTGCTCACGCTTTTGGCGGTGCCGCTGACGTTCAGCATCGCGGAAGGCATCGGCGTGGGACTGATGGCGGCGGCGCTGCTCGCGGTGGGCCTCGGCGAGCCGAAGAAGTTGACGCCGCTCGGCTACGTGCTCGCGGCGGTGTTCTTCGCGCAATTTTTCCACCTTTGGCCGTTCGGCGGCTGA
- a CDS encoding S-adenosyl-l-methionine hydroxide adenosyltransferase family protein — MLLRRIPSLARLAFALSLVLALHALAAPLGPLVIQTDFGTKDGAVAAMKGVAVSVDPTLHLFDLSHENTPYDIWEAAYRLKQTAPYWPAGTVFVSVIDPGVGTARASVVLQTKSGHYFVTPDNGTLSLVAEELGIAAVRRIDEHVNRRAGSEKSYTFHGRDVYAYVGARLASGAITFEQVGPLLAPEVVRLPYTPAARDGDALVGTIPLIDFHYGNVWTNIPDTLFEGLTPAPRFGDTFTVVISHEGREVWRGVLPYVRTFGDVPEGAPLLYLNSLLNVSFALNMGNFSQAHGLASGGTWTVRVTRSPVTKPRS, encoded by the coding sequence ATGCTCCTCCGCCGCATTCCCTCGCTCGCCCGCCTCGCCTTCGCGCTCTCCCTCGTTCTCGCGCTCCACGCCCTCGCCGCGCCGCTCGGCCCGCTCGTGATCCAGACCGACTTCGGCACCAAGGACGGCGCCGTCGCCGCCATGAAGGGCGTGGCCGTCTCCGTCGATCCCACGCTTCACCTCTTCGACCTCAGCCACGAGAACACGCCCTACGACATCTGGGAAGCCGCCTACCGCCTCAAGCAAACCGCGCCCTACTGGCCCGCCGGCACCGTCTTCGTCTCCGTCATCGATCCCGGCGTCGGCACCGCCCGCGCCTCCGTTGTCCTCCAAACCAAATCCGGCCACTACTTCGTCACCCCCGACAACGGCACCCTCTCCCTCGTCGCCGAGGAACTCGGCATCGCCGCCGTCCGCCGCATCGACGAACACGTCAACCGCCGCGCCGGCTCCGAAAAGAGCTACACCTTCCACGGCCGCGACGTCTATGCCTACGTCGGCGCGCGCCTCGCCTCCGGCGCGATCACCTTCGAGCAAGTCGGCCCGCTCCTCGCCCCCGAAGTCGTCCGCCTCCCCTACACTCCCGCCGCGCGCGACGGCGACGCCCTCGTCGGCACGATCCCGCTCATCGATTTCCACTACGGCAACGTCTGGACCAACATCCCCGACACGCTCTTCGAGGGCCTCACGCCCGCGCCGCGCTTCGGCGACACCTTCACCGTCGTCATCAGCCACGAAGGCCGCGAAGTCTGGCGCGGCGTGCTACCCTACGTCCGCACCTTCGGCGATGTCCCCGAAGGCGCGCCGCTGCTCTACCTGAACAGCCTGCTCAACGTCTCCTTCGCGCTCAACATGGGCAACTTCTCCCAAGCCCACGGCCTCGCCTCCGGCGGCACCTGGACCGTCCGCGTCACCCGCTCACCGGTCACGAAGCCACGGTCTTGA
- a CDS encoding TonB-dependent receptor, producing MPTRQPYPRTPYRFAIAAASLAAAMFLQAQEAPADATADKEVVKLDEFQVNDVPIAKQILPTARPFNSVFGTDDNIVDVPRNVTIISRQQLSDINISSVLDFTKLTSSAYTTTNFGAPANPSIRGQTADLFINGVRGRITSNGNGLPLNFNSVESVNIVKGPATAVQGTSMYVGGFVDLVTKRPYFDGFKGTASVTIGSYSQKEWTIDVGGPISSKAAYRLSYSGQDSKGYWHNYYNKNNSLYGALTLRPSTGYEIFFSGSVSLYKYTENWGLNRVTQDLIDNGRYLTGVNSNPAPDFGAYPFGYADASGNPISFGNVATVGGTAAPVSDPQNSRWVTSGYPAGNRVVFGPTVEISRHARLLRPGDHSTGREYNFQAIQTKTVSPTFKIVNNTYWSYTKRDTLSSYYYSEVIDPSWFAENRTEFIVTEKDWTLNAGLDLRYQRTKAYDDYFFEPANVWDLTKDLSYVNVYNSMNFPNPFTSLPIPGWPGRYATDGISNGDTNDSKGSTAGLFAQGNYKLTDKLSLIAGGRADRFHAWVREPLLASHPTASITVWVPNYNASLVYKPTTASSLYATYNYSKNTSGAVGNGGGITGWNAAGTALFKDNFLQPSELIEVGTKYALYQNKLFLNFALFDQTRTFKSTSSTIIQKFHSKGFEAELNYQPSKRLYATVSYSYIVAVTSAGFQSDGGVGQFYAAKNDDGRVSGLPKHLFNALASYALTPQWTVNANALVTGSMINNFAGTLKIPTQYSIDAGVAYNTKTWGARLAISNITDEKNWGPPNAVYGNASILTLPGTQLQLTLKKNF from the coding sequence ATGCCCACACGTCAGCCCTATCCCCGCACACCGTATCGCTTCGCCATCGCGGCCGCCTCACTCGCTGCCGCGATGTTTCTCCAGGCCCAGGAGGCCCCAGCCGACGCCACCGCCGACAAGGAGGTCGTCAAGCTCGACGAGTTCCAAGTCAACGACGTCCCCATCGCCAAACAGATCCTGCCCACGGCGCGCCCCTTCAACTCCGTCTTCGGCACCGACGACAACATCGTGGATGTGCCGCGCAACGTCACCATCATCTCCCGCCAGCAGCTCAGCGACATCAACATCTCCAGTGTGCTCGACTTCACCAAGCTGACCTCGAGCGCCTACACCACGACCAACTTCGGCGCCCCCGCCAATCCCTCCATCCGCGGCCAGACCGCCGACCTCTTCATCAACGGCGTCCGCGGCCGCATCACCTCCAACGGCAACGGCCTCCCGCTGAACTTCAACTCCGTCGAGTCCGTCAACATCGTCAAAGGCCCTGCCACCGCCGTCCAAGGCACCTCGATGTATGTCGGCGGCTTCGTCGACCTCGTGACCAAGCGCCCCTACTTCGACGGCTTCAAGGGCACCGCCAGCGTCACCATCGGCTCCTATTCGCAAAAGGAGTGGACCATCGACGTCGGCGGCCCGATCTCGTCCAAGGCCGCCTACCGCCTCAGCTACTCCGGCCAGGACAGCAAGGGCTATTGGCACAATTACTATAACAAGAACAACTCGCTCTACGGCGCCCTCACCCTCCGCCCCTCCACCGGCTACGAGATCTTCTTCAGCGGCAGCGTCTCGCTCTACAAATACACCGAAAACTGGGGCCTCAACCGCGTCACCCAAGACCTCATCGACAACGGCCGCTACCTCACCGGCGTGAACAGCAACCCCGCGCCCGACTTCGGCGCGTATCCCTTCGGCTACGCCGACGCCTCCGGCAACCCCATCTCCTTCGGCAACGTCGCCACCGTCGGCGGCACCGCCGCCCCCGTCTCCGACCCGCAGAACTCCCGCTGGGTCACCTCCGGCTACCCCGCCGGCAACCGCGTCGTCTTCGGCCCCACCGTCGAGATCAGCCGCCACGCCCGCCTCCTCCGCCCCGGCGACCACTCCACCGGCCGCGAATACAACTTCCAAGCCATCCAGACCAAGACCGTCAGCCCGACCTTCAAGATCGTGAACAACACCTACTGGAGCTACACCAAGCGCGACACGCTCAGCTCCTACTACTACTCCGAAGTCATCGATCCCTCCTGGTTCGCCGAGAACCGCACCGAGTTCATCGTCACCGAAAAGGATTGGACGCTCAACGCCGGCCTCGACCTCCGCTACCAGCGCACCAAGGCCTACGACGACTACTTCTTCGAGCCCGCCAACGTCTGGGACCTCACCAAGGATCTCAGCTACGTCAACGTCTACAACTCGATGAACTTCCCCAATCCCTTCACCTCGCTCCCGATCCCCGGCTGGCCCGGCCGCTACGCCACCGACGGCATCTCGAACGGCGACACCAACGACTCCAAGGGCAGCACCGCCGGCCTTTTCGCGCAGGGCAACTACAAGCTCACCGACAAACTCAGCCTCATCGCCGGCGGCCGCGCCGACCGCTTCCACGCCTGGGTCCGCGAGCCCCTCCTCGCCTCGCACCCCACCGCATCGATCACCGTCTGGGTGCCCAACTACAACGCCAGCCTCGTCTACAAGCCCACGACCGCCTCCAGCCTCTACGCCACCTACAACTACTCGAAGAACACCTCCGGCGCCGTCGGCAACGGCGGCGGCATCACCGGCTGGAACGCCGCCGGCACCGCCCTCTTCAAGGACAACTTCCTCCAACCGAGCGAGCTCATCGAAGTCGGCACCAAATACGCCCTCTACCAGAACAAGCTCTTCCTGAACTTCGCCCTCTTCGACCAGACCCGCACCTTCAAGAGCACCAGCTCCACCATCATCCAGAAATTCCATTCGAAGGGCTTCGAAGCCGAGCTGAACTACCAGCCCAGCAAACGCCTCTACGCCACCGTCTCCTATTCCTACATCGTCGCCGTCACCTCCGCCGGCTTCCAGTCCGACGGCGGCGTCGGCCAGTTCTACGCCGCGAAAAACGACGACGGTCGCGTCTCCGGCCTGCCCAAGCACCTCTTCAACGCGCTCGCTTCCTACGCCCTCACCCCGCAATGGACCGTGAACGCCAACGCCCTCGTCACCGGCTCGATGATCAACAACTTCGCCGGCACCCTCAAAATCCCGACCCAATACTCGATCGACGCCGGCGTCGCCTACAACACCAAGACCTGGGGCGCCCGCCTCGCCATCAGCAATATCACTGACGAGAAAAACTGGGGACCGCCCAACGCCGTCTACGGCAACGCCTCAATCCTGACCCTGCCCGGCACGCAGCTCCAGCTCACGTTGAAAAAGAACTTCTGA